The DNA window tgcacatttcttcagtaagtacaaataataataataaagtgcaaactgcacagtagaatttactttaccatctctataaaagagaccattctgctatccgatagaacaatattacaaacattttcactaccatcagttgtcaaaggccctacagaggcacacgcctgcatttcctagctgcaaaatcagctctcaggtcatatgacagtttctgagccacgtccccattgatgctgatgacagccagaccacttaaacgttcctgccccattgatgagcgcaggtacgttttgattagtttgagctttgaaaagcttcgctcagcagaggtaactgtgacagggagagtcagtgcaatacgaagcaatccatagattgggatatgcctcttgaagccgattgttatgcaaaaacgtaaatgataacatgaaaaacaaatgataacagaaacggtaacggtaacagaaacgtcgggcggcccgcggacgagtaccgattacgacccacggcggtccgtgcggacattatgagcgcgagtacatgtgggcagccggccgcccggtgaccgctagcaacggtcctcacgagacaaagtttggggacccctgatttaaaacattgtcttagctgagagcgacgcgcgagcatcatcccgctgtctcttttttccgcccccgactcttgatgccttttcgaagccgtttcaaagctgtctgccacatttgagatttgaggcataatggaacagaccactgggaggtgagggggggggggggggccgcacaggaggttcccctttttctccactaatttggtctaggcctattaccttttgactttgtattgattttgcatattagcatgctttagacatattttatttgttatttatactagtagcctactgtgatgatttttcacgtcccagattttttggtgcccctccaggcacttggtgccctacgcgcagcgcgtgatgtgcgtgtgcggagcgccggcactggcgTCATCGATCACACCTCATAACATCGCCTCGTGCCGGTTGAGGCCCAACGTCGGGAACGCGCATACAGCTGCCTCTGCTCGTTCACGAGCATGTAAACACCTGACCacttcttggggggggggggggactcagccCGCCGACATTCCTCCGGAAACCGTCCCGTTGATTCACACAGCTGTGCGGGACGAGATGTTCGCGTCGGGGGACCAAACGGTGATCGGCGGCCCGCTGGGGGACTTCAGGCAGCTGACTCGTCTCTACTGCAGGAATGGCGGACATCACCTGCAGATCGCGGCCGATGGAGCggtgcagggacagagggacgagGGGGACGTGCACAGTAAGGCTGCGTTCACTTCCTCTCATTCCCTGCGGAGGGCCGCTCATTTGAGGCTTGACATGTGCATCCCAGCTCCGTTTATGGATGAATAAGATGCAGAAATTTGCGGATTTGTAGCGGCGACTTAAAAACTATAATGTTCTTGATGGTTGAGTAGTCCAGTGAAAAGAGATGGTTGTAATTGTAAGAAAGTGAAAACCTCCGCAATCACATGTtggcagggttcgaaatgacttgggactcttggggggtcccctaaaatgtaactataaaaaatactgaagactaccttgctacactatatactgcaggcaaaattatattgacatattttgaagggtgggataatggtcttgggatgtttttcatggtttgggctggtcccagtagtgtagtggtgtctggagaagtggattggctataatcaaacaggtaaccctctaattctggagcaacaaagttacagcaccttatataagtccctgacatgacaaagtggataacgtCCCTctgttacgtatgtaaccttcgttccctgaagggaacaagaCCCTGcttaaagacgctgtgggaacgcccctgcgtgaccgcgtcatgaagcacgtgtgaaatctaaccaatggcgagctggtacgtcataggcggggacgccggatcagggcgctataagggacccgaagggcaggaccattcatctctgaaaggcaggcaggcaggctcTGTATGGCAGACAacttacgcagcgtctcgttcccttcagggaacgaaggttacatacgtaaccgagagatgttccctctcagggaactcaagctgcttaaagacgctgtgggaacccaagtaaggtccccgacaggagggcttctgcatcCGCCATACCccaggtagaatgggcccggacagcagaggcgcgggctggccggccgattcatacgcAAGTGTCATGGCCTCAACCATTCAcatgctgcggctctgttattacgcctggtccgacgtcaggaacgaaggagacagggtgccacaaaggaagagagatgcccagaggcagacgggaagacctgtgggaAACAtagcaggaactccagtactgaaccgaccgggcagttagcTGGGtcggcctactccaggacgccgacacctcagtgtggacgtctgggaagaacggcaggcaccggcgcggaggcactgcgggaaggtaagaaccgctcctgcagtttaccggaagcagacggctgctgtttacccgccggccagctgatgtgaaATCTGTCAGCGGCTCAGGTGacgacctccagcagttcttttgcggcagcgggggaatgagtcgcctccgctgcctctacgctcaccacgtccagctcctcggagccgggagaacgtgagagcggcgtctcgtccggcgtggaggaagccgcagagcgtgcctccgacgccggaaacgagcgcctggatcccgcggtgaagggccgggaaaaggcctaagccgtcccggaatcctccgcgagatccatttgtgatccccaggaagacATTCGGCGCTCTGCCTgggcacgagctggaccggagccgcggtgggcacgcctcatcgagccgtcctcgtTGAAGAGACCTCAAgggctgagcgtgctccacgcctaagcagacaacgcacaggtcgtgtgagtcgCTGCCCGTAATAAaccgggtgcaagggggaacacattggacaaaccgctcagccatttctaagtggaaaaacttcacacgcactggatgaaggcacagagatgaatggtcctgcccttcgggtcccttatagcgccctggtccggcgtccccgcctatgacgcaccagcttgccattggttagatttcacaccgCAGCTcaagttccctgagagggaacaggtcattctttcctttcgcaaggaagttaactaagtgggggggggggggtttcgccgtgttccgtgtgtgtttgtggggtgGGGTGACCGGGGTTGCAGGGGGGTCGGGgtgttctgtgtgtgggggtccgcggggaggggggaggctgtGGCCTCTGTGGCACAGCAGTGGCCTTTGTGGCAACTCTGGCTTTTGTGGCACAGCAGTGGCTTTTGTGGCAACTCTGTGGCTTTTGTGGCACAGCAGAGgccacagaccccccccacaaagaccccctcccccccccccccccccccccgcggactCCCACAGACGGAACACCCCGACCCCCCTGCAACCCCGTTGTCcttgggttcctgtggggggggtgggggcgtgtgtgtgtttgtggggtgGGGTGACCGGGGTTGCAGGGGGGTCGGGGTGTTccgtgtgtggggggaggggctgtGGCCTCTGTGGCCTTTGTGGCACAGCAGTGACTTTTGTGGCAACTCTTTAGCTTTTGTGGCAACTCTGGCTTTTGTGGCACAGCAgaggccacagcccccccccccatcccagcagaaccccccctccccccgcgcgGACAGGGaacacgcgccccccccccccctccccgcggacccccacAGACGGAACACCCCGACCCCCCTGCAACCCTGGtcacccccccaacaccccgACCCCCACAAccccgccgacccccccccccccccccccccctccacaaacacacacacacggaacacgccaaccacccccctcccctccccgcggacgccccccacagaccccccccccccccccccccacaggaacccaaggacaaggaacacgccgaaaccccGCGTCGGCCGACTAGATCTCCTCCgtgtgttccgtgtgtgtgtgtttgcggggaGGGGGTGTTCCTTGGGTTCCTGTGGGAGGAGGTccgcggggtgggggggcgtgttccgtgtgtgtttgtggggccgagcacactgtctcacacagtgtgtctcacactttctcacacactgtctcatacagtgtctcacacactgtctctcacagtgtctcacacagtgtaaCACACTGTGCCACACATTTTACGTGTACACCCCACGCCAcagccgagcattcactgcccgacactgtctcacacagtgtgtcccacaatgtctcacacactgtctcacacagtgtgtcacacatgTTACGTgcacaccacacgccacagccgagcattcactgcccgatacactgtctcacacagtgtgtctctctcagtgtctcacacaatgtctcacacacggtctctcacagtgtgtcacactgtctcacacactgtctctcacagtgtAACACACTGTGCAACACATtttacgtgtacaccacacgccacagccgagcattcactgcccgacactgtctcacacagtgtgtcacacactgtctcacacactgtttcacacagtgtgtcccacactgtctcacacagtgtgtcacacatgTTACGTgcacaccacacgccacagccgagcattcactgcccgacactgtctcacacagtgtctcacacactgtcagcCAATATACTGATCCGCCCATACACGGATTCACAATTcaaggggttgggtgtcttgctcaggggacACTTACGTGTAGCAGCCGGGGTTCAAACTGCCAACCGTGCAGTTTCGGTGTTATTGTGTCGCGTCCTCCTGGTGTGTCCATTCTGAGTGTCCCTTACTAACATTTTCCCCCTTAGCTTTTCCAGCTCAGTGGCTCTGTCTTGCATTCTCCTACCAAAGAACCCTAGAGTCCTTTTCTTCAACCAGAGGCAGATGTCCTCTAGGAGCAGCTGTTCATCCTCCAGTCTCTCGCTTTTCATCCGCTCAGCGCAGAAGGCGGTCTCCAGAATCCTGGTTTCTCCCTTCAGAGTCTCATACTCTGCCTTCAGAGGCTCATACTCTGTCTTCAGAGTCTCGTAGTCTGTCCTCAGAGTTGTATTGTCTGTCGTACAGTTTGGCTGGATCTGGGCGAGTTTGGTTGTTGCGTTTTTGAGGAGACTTCTGCTTTCTGAGAGGCACTTCTCAAGGTCGATGTTGGTGGACTTTAGGAGATCTGCCTCCTTACTAACCAGAAGCTTTTCTCCAGAGAGCTTCTGAATTTCTGCTGTGTGAAGTTTAACCACCATCTTGACATCTTGGAGTCTCTCATTCAGATTGGAGATTTCCAGCCCTTGTGTCGCGATGGTCTGATTAGCTTGGGTCCTTTCTGCCTCATGATCATTGACCTCTTTCTGGAGATCTGGGAGACACTGTTTCAGACTAGAGATTTCGAGCTCTTGTCTCTCGATGGTCTTCTGAGCCTCAGACATTCTTGCCTCATAATCTCTGGTCGTGTTCTGGAGATCTTGAATATTCTCTTTCAGACTAGAAATGTTTTGCCTTTGTCTCTCCATTGTCTTCTGAGCCACGTTCATCTCTTTCTTGTGAAGGCTTGAGGGAGATGGAGGAATGGAGAGCGTAGAGGGGGAACTAGGGGCTAAATACCCTTCCTCCGGCACATCTTGGTTGACGCTTTGCTCCTTCCAAAACTCCATTGTGTTTTGAAATTGCACGATGTGGTTTGCCTTTATTTCCCCCAGTTCAATCTCGTAATCCTTCATCTTCCCAATGCCACCgcaattttttgttgttgatctgAAGCAGGTTTCCTCAAGGAGTTTCCTTTCTTTATCCCATGATTCTTTCTCCTCACGTAACTTGACAATCTCGTTCTTTTGCTCTGCTTCAACCTTCTGCAGATCAGTGATTTTTTTGAAGCATTTTTGGATCGTTTCTTTTAAAGTCGATCTTTGGCGTTTAGATTCTTCCTCAATGTCCTCCAGTTGGATCACCTGAATTACCAGTTCGTTGTTCATCTGTGCGGACAAAGCTAGCGCCTTCTTTATGGTATCCATGTCGTCCTCGGGACTGATTATCTGATAATTGTCAGCCATTAGTCTGCCTGTGTGTCCGTCGGGTTGAACGTCGTGTATTAAACGTGTGTGTCCGTCGGGTTGAACGTCGTGTATTAAACGTGTGTGTCCGTCGGGTTGAACGTCGTGTACTAAGCTTCTAAGCAGAAGGGATCACGGGATATTCTAAGATCACGGGTTGGTTGCCAGGTGACGATCAATGCAAAAGGGCGGGGCCTAAGATGACGTTTTGGTTGCCAGGTGAACACCGACGTAAAAGGGGCGTGGCCGAAGATGACGTTTTGGTTGGCAGTTGAGTAGCTAAACTAAAGGGGCGTGGCTTAAGAGAGGCGCGGTTTATCACGCTGAAACCGTTCAAttttccgccattgtttttcctccgcatcAAACCTGGAAGGCACAGCGACTCTGTACCTGATGTGGAGGTCCTACTAACGTCGGACATTCAAACGGAGTCGTGTTTTTGTACCAAATAGCATCCGTAAGCGCAGACGCCTTGATGAATTTCATCGACTTCTACAGAAACTGCGTCTGGATGAGTGCCGCATCTAGCGGTACCCGGTGCTAGCCGTTGCCCGTTTGAAAGCTCGTTGGCTCGGATCGGGCACCGGACTTCGCCGCCGAGGGGGACTGTCCCGTGGAGAGACGTCGTGCGCAGaagcacatccaaacacacgttATCATTGAGCCAATGTCCTTAATATTATCAGTAGCAGTGTGTCCTTAAACAATAGAATTAGGTGAAATTAGATTTGATTTTACTGAACAGATTTAGAAAGATTTGAAGTTAACATCATATTTTCTTCATTACAAACAATCCTTGATAAAACTTGCTTTTATTAGTATGAATGCAAATGAAGCACACACAGGACCAATTTATCATACAGAGACATTTATCTAAATGATAATCTATAGATTAGGGCTGCAATGACGAATCAATAAAATCAATTATTCAAAGTGTTGGCAACAAATACCACCAttgattcgttgtgtcgcgcgatgCTTATGAAAGTGTGGtcccccccagagtccagaccagctcaggtacccctaacctgctccacctgcatcCACATGTTCTCtacaggaggagactctccctcCTACAGAGAACAGAGACATTGAGCAACCACTGTACCAGATcccaaacccaggataaagaggctCAGGTCATGACAACTTTAGGGTACTCGCTGTCTTTATCAGTCATCTTACTATCTTATCTCGTGTATGTGAATTCTGAGGTACgatgaggaggagagtggaGAGTCCTGCTCTGACGGGGATATTTAGTGGAAAGAGCGCTGCTAGAAGACGTGTTTTCTGAGGCCGTCTACAGAAGCAAGCGTTGCACACAAAATAAGCTCTGTGGCACACAAAAACTTACTTTTGTGACAAGATAAGAGAATCAATAAGAGGTATATAGTATCCTGACATAAATGATACTCCAgaacaaaaaagtatttcagGCGTCCAACCAAAAGAACATGGACGTGACGTGAAGGAACTGGAAATGCTGATTGCATTGTGTGTTTTAGGACTCGTTACTGCGGCGCTCTGTGAAGAGGAGCCAACGCCTCCTCACAGCGCTAACCCAGGTGTACTTGAATACATGAAGTAGAACATTAATAGGACCCGGTGCTGTGCACCCAGGCTCTGTGGAACGCACAGAGTGGGAGCATAGTTCACCCGCAGTTTCTTCTTCTATGACGCGTGgaaaatgtctgctgtgaatCTGTGAATCCTTTTAACTTTTAGCTGTGTTAAAGCTCAAAGCGGTGGATAAAGGCGTGGTCGTCATCCAGGGAACACAAGCCGGGCGATATTTGGCCATGAGCGACGAGGGCCGATTGTACAGCTCAGTGAGTATCTGCAATGCACCTGATGTTTCATAAAGATAGTCAATCAGCCAAATGTGGATGAATACTATTCAGCCTATTCTCCATTTCTATCTACACGGGTAGTATTTGATACACTGCCGGTGTTGCTGGTTTTCCCCACTTACAAAGCATGTGTGAGTGTCATTTTTAGGTACTCTTCAACAGTGAGTGACGTAATCTAAAACAAAAATcccattgtttaaaaaaatatactttGCAGTTTATTGCATGAAAGTATTTGATCACCTACCAACCAGTGAATATTCCTGTTCTCAAAGACCTGTGTTAACTGCACCTGTTTGAACTCAGACTCCAACCTCTCCACGATGGCCAAGAGCTGTGGAAGAACATCAGGAATACAATTGTAGACCTGCACAAGGCTGGGATGAGGAGAGCAGCTTGATGAGAAGGCAACAGGTGTTATTAGGCACAATtattagaaaatggaagaagTTCAAGATGACGGTCAATCTCCCTCGTTCTGGGGCTTCATGCAAGATCTCCCCTCTGTAATTACAAAGGTGCCAAATATGAAGTTTGGCTTCTCTGATGTATCAAATGTTATGCGTCATGCAATAAACtactaaatatatttttgtatatcATACAATGGGATTTTCTGGATTTTGCCCTCACTCACAGTTGAAGAGTACCTATGATAAAAACTACAGACTCTTACACTGCCGATTTTGCAGATTTCCCAATTACAGTGTATCACATACAACTGTAGATGggtatttttaaacttttaatctCAAAGGCTCTGAATTGCAATCAGCTGTTCCATTTTATGTGTTTACGTCTCAGCCCATAGTGACTGATGAATGTTACTTcctggagaagctggaggagaaccACTACAACACCTATGCAAGTCAGAAATATCAGGAGAGGAACTGGTATGTTGCCCTGAAGAAGAACGGACGACCTAAACTGGGCCCGAGGACTCACATCGGACAGAAGGCCGTCTTCTTTCTGCCCCGACGGCTCGGCGACGCCGCCGAGTGGAAACAGATGGGACATCAAGAAATTGTGTGAAGATGGTAGCAGATGTACATTGCAACAAAGAAGCGTCACGTTTTTCTGTCCAATGACGCCGCTTTAGTAGGAAACAGGTCTTTTtgctgaggagaaaaagaaacttgataatataataaatgattGTGACGTAATGGTTCTCACACCGAGGAGAACTCTGGGTGCTTCTCAAGGTCAGCCCAGGggcagcagccaatcacccttGCTTAGATAAGCATTTTGAATTTTCTCCTCATATATTGCACTAATCTCTGTAACCAATGGCTGGGAGGATGTTGTCGACTTGTTGGACTTTTGTGCAGCCAAAGCTTTGTCTTAGCAGATTAGAAGAGAAAGTATCACCTATACGCCTCCTGAGCTACTCGCTTCTCTtcatgacaaaataataatttcatatTTACCTTTTGCTTTTACCAGGTGTGTAAACAGACCCAGGTCCACAATACTATAATCTGTAACAATCTAGAAAACTCATACCTGATGCATTAAAAGTGATGTTTATTTAACACTCATTGTTTTCTGTACAGTTTCATAACAACAAAACCTCAAGGTCATAGCTCTAGATCACATAGAAATAAGCATAATGGATGTTTATCAAAGCCGCGGCAGAAGAACAAACCGATTAGGCAAAAGACTAAAATCCACATTAACTCCTTCAATCGAAAGCAGTTTTCAGCTCATAAAAAGCGGTGTCGTGTCCTGCAGAAGATGAAACTGAATCCACTGGTTTTACAATTCTGTGACTTAGGGAACGTCCTGTGGCTTTTATTGGCTATGTTTCTAAAAGTGCACCTGCATACAACATTCGTTGATATATAACACCTACAAGATAGCTATTAACTTACACCGTATTaatcattcatcatcatcaagatTACCCTTTACTGTCAATTTAATCttgcaaaaaaactaaaaatgaaatgtaagtttattttcttttctcaagATAATTTCATCCTAACTTCAGAGTGAAATCTTCAACAGCAGAAGCTCAGAAAACCAAGTCGACGCATCACAAGCTTTTCCACTGAcaatgaaggggggggcgggggggggggaggtttaggCTGTTGTATCTACACCAGCTTTATGAGGGCGTGAATTGCAAAATATGATCACAGACccataaagaaaaagaaatcctccCCGTTGCTTCCACTgtccaaaagaagaagaagaagtttgtAGTCAGGTTGGTTTCTAACTTGTTTGTGATGAAAATCTCACCCTGGATCATCTCTAATCAGATTTGTAACCTAAACTTCATTTCCCAGGTTGGTGGTTTACCAAATTTAATGTACAACAATATATCTAACTGGGAAAATCATAACTTGTGGTACATGGATGTCATTTGAATGTGCTTCACTGACACGGTGTTTTAATGTGACATGCCAATAATGAACGACTTCTCACAAGCTAAAAGCAGCAAAcaacactgccccctggtggttaAAAGGAAAATAGGGCAACGGGACTTAAAGCCAACAGGTGAGTGACGTGTGTGTGGTATAACTGCATTTACTTCCTGATGTTATCCAGCTTTTTAAGTGCATGTGGCATCTAAGTAAAGCCTTTAGTAGTCACAACAGAACTAGGATTAGATCACAGAGCGGGTGGCATGCTGTGACAAACCTACCTGCTGGCTTCAGGTGTCACCAACATGAGACGCTCCCTATCTATGGACCGTAAGGGCAGATGCATGCTCGTACGCTGCCATCAAATCATATAAGGCATCACTTGCACAATATAGACGGATGTAAATAGCACTTGACATTCGCCACTAATGAGTACATCGAGGGAATATTACCGTTATTCGTTTTCCATTAATAAAgttgcaaaagaaaataaacaagtgaTACAATTCCTGAAAATCTTATTGAGAGTAGACTTCATCTAGAACTCGTCTGGCTGACTTCTGGTCACGGCTCGCATCCGCCACGTCCAGCTCGGCCACATCCGATAGCCTGGATACAGGTTAAGgggaaaatgaacaaatcaagTCTACAAATGGACTTCTGAGTGGAATtgctttaacattttaaaggaTTTCAGGTGTGGTGCCTGAGTTCGGTCAGCGGCTGTGTTAACATGCACGTCGTTAACTCGGCCTGGCAAGATTAAGCAAATACCTTCAATTCAGTCAGATATAAAGGTCCTCTATTTATCTACTTTTTATCATGATGTCAAAACCATGTCACAAttctacccacaatgcaacttcaCAGGTTTTTGACATTTGGGTGACTTATGCCGCaacttttattttctaaagaaaGGATTAATGGCAAGGACTCCTAATAAGTGCTATATAATAATTATGCCGTACCTCTAATAGATGAAGAGCACCCTCGTTCGGGGAAGAATGGCATAGGTGGGATCGGCCAGTTTACGCACTCTAGAGTAGTTCACGAAGCCTCTGATGAACAGCATGAAGCCTGAAgggcaaagaaacaaaagataGAATGCAGACAATCAGCTAAACGTGACCATGGGAAGTAAATGATAAGAATAATGTTTCTCACTTACCCAGAGCCAGGAACACCCACCACAACCAGTACTGTCCATCAAAGTAACCAGGGAAGTAGGTAGAAAACTGAGAGACATGAGAGAAGAAGTACCTGTTAGAAGCTGTCAAACAATTCACATTTTTATCGACGCACAAACGAGATCCTGGAAGGTCATTGTCAGAGTTCAATTATTTCAGCACAGCATGGAACAGGTTAAGCTGCACCATCACCACATCTGACAGCTATTCCACTGAACAGCCCTTACCCTGACGATGAGAACCCATTTGATGAGAGACAGACCGAAGCCAGAGATGGCCCCGTATCGGCCAGCAGCCGATGTCGTCAAGCAGAACGACAAGAAAAACCCGATCCAGTTGAAGAGGAATGCCACTGGGGAGAGAATACAATAAATCCGTGAATTTCAAAGCACGGTCAATGCAACGTGGGAGATTATTTATCTAGTAAATATTTCGTTTTCTTTTCAAGACATAAACTGGCCGgtacatttctcctcctcctcctccttcacacttACACTAGAAAACAAACTGGTGCAGTGGGCGTACTGGAATCTGCACCGAGCAAATCATGTGAACACGGCGCATTCGTGGCCTTTATTCAATAGAGCCGCTACGCAACAGATGTAAACTGAAGGGAGGAGGCATCTTTTTCATGGTCTCCGACCATATTGAAAGATTTGTACATTACTAGTCCCATTACAGCTCAATGGCAATGAAGGTTAGGTTACTCTTTCAGACCGGAGACAGTACACAGGTCAACTATTGAAACCCCAAATATTTCTTACTGAAGAAAGTGAGCATGAAGA is part of the Pungitius pungitius chromosome 2, fPunPun2.1, whole genome shotgun sequence genome and encodes:
- the fgf1a gene encoding putative fibroblast growth factor 1 isoform X1 yields the protein MSLCSTSQHGAACRCLPWWMVCSYGGGQLLVSQHHCERAVRDEMFASGDQTVIGGPLGDFRQLTRLYCRNGGHHLQIAADGAVQGQRDEGDVHTVLKLKAVDKGVVVIQGTQAGRYLAMSDEGRLYSSPIVTDECYFLEKLEENHYNTYASQKYQERNWYVALKKNGRPKLGPRTHIGQKAVFFLPRRLGDAAEWKQMGHQEIV
- the fgf1a gene encoding putative fibroblast growth factor 1 isoform X2, giving the protein MEAVSCLYRSITVREPADIPPETVPLIHTAVRDEMFASGDQTVIGGPLGDFRQLTRLYCRNGGHHLQIAADGAVQGQRDEGDVHTVLKLKAVDKGVVVIQGTQAGRYLAMSDEGRLYSSPIVTDECYFLEKLEENHYNTYASQKYQERNWYVALKKNGRPKLGPRTHIGQKAVFFLPRRLGDAAEWKQMGHQEIV